A window from Streptomyces sp. NBC_00335 encodes these proteins:
- a CDS encoding DUF485 domain-containing protein: MTTEAAPPPGSAGTPPATPAAEEFVRVQQSEEFAELRRAHRSFAFPLTVAFIAWYLLYVLLSNYAGGFMGTKLFGNINVALVLGLGQFATTFLIAWLYSRHAAAQLDPRASAIKARMEAGE; this comes from the coding sequence GTGACCACCGAAGCAGCGCCGCCCCCGGGCAGCGCGGGAACGCCGCCGGCGACCCCCGCGGCCGAAGAGTTCGTACGCGTCCAGCAGAGCGAGGAGTTCGCCGAGCTGCGCCGCGCGCACCGCTCCTTCGCCTTCCCGCTCACCGTGGCGTTCATCGCCTGGTACCTGCTCTACGTCCTGCTCTCCAACTACGCGGGCGGCTTCATGGGGACGAAGCTCTTCGGCAACATCAACGTGGCCCTCGTCCTGGGCCTCGGCCAGTTCGCGACGACCTTCCTCATCGCCTGGCTGTACTCGCGCCACGCGGCGGCCCAGCTCGACCCCAGGGCCTCGGCCATCAAGGCAAGGATGGAGGCGGGCGAATGA